CTCCTCCAGCGATGAGTCGAGAGGGTTCTCTCACCGCCGCTTTGTTCTGGTCCTCGGGTTCAGATCCCGTCGTACCTTCCTCTGGCTGCCGTAGGACAAGAGACGGTGTCGTTTCTGTCAAAATCGTTCAACCGTTTATGGAGTTGCGTTCTAAAGCGACGAGCTCAATCTCTCCATCTCCGGGGAGGCTTGAGTCCAACAAGCCACCGGGTGGTGCTCCTCCTCATATAACCGGCACCAGATCCAAACACATCACAAGTTCAGATCCGAATCTTTTCGGTAATGCTTCAGTCTCTCTATCATTTAAAGTGATTCTGCTCCGGCATAGCTCTTCCGGCGACCACTCTTTCGGCGCCGATGAACGGACTGCCTCTTGGTCCGTACTGACAAGGCTTGGTGAGCTGATGCTCCCTTATGCTTGGGCATGTCCCATGTGTGCAAATGACCAAGTCAGCCCAAGAAGCTACTTACCAGAACCCAATTATCTAGAAGAAAACGTGTTACAGTTCCTAATGGCGGATGGTGATTGGTTTAGCTTCTCAGAGATTTCCAGTGGGATCTCTCCCTGTTATATATTGACATATCTCTTTTTTGGGAAGAATTTACCGGTGGGTTCACCGGACACGACTCTGTTTCGATCATCCTCCTCTTCTGAGGCCACATTTTTACCACCATATCCTCTTCCAATGGCAAGGGGTGTTTTCTCGGGCTTGTTCCCGAATGCTTGCTTCAGTTCCTTCATCGTCTTGTCATCTTGCGGAGCGGTCTCTACGGAACCTGAAGATGCAAGCAAAATTACTTCGGTGATTTTCGTAGATGGGGTCTGGACCTCAACGTCACATTATGTGACTATTCTCAAGCTATTTGACTTTGTCGTGAAAGCTTCCCCGACGCATTCAAGCATCGTCTCGAATTCGCTGTCATCTCCATGTGAAGACCTATCTTATCTTGCTTATTTATCTGTGTTTTGTTATGCTTATTGTCTAAGAGGATGGATAATTCCCTCATGTTATTGTATTGAAGAAGTTTGAGTATGAATGAAATTAAgtttatgttcaaaaaaaaaaaaagatcagtgacgaaaattatattttgaattcatCTATAgtatttattacaaaataataataaaaacataaaaaatttgatatataacaTCAGATTTATTATAAACTGAAATCCAAGTTAATTTGATctagttttacatttttcatgCAATGTATGCAAATGCTTAACGTTTATTTCTTGCACTTAGTAAGATGTTTATATTTCACTCATGAATGTTACTGGAGAAGTTCTATAATTGTCACATGTAGACTGatgaatattttttacaaaGCGATATAGTTATACCAAATGTagtgatatatataaaaatggatcAACTAGTGTGTGAGAAAAGTAAGGACAGTCCCACATGCAAAAACAGAGGTAGAGCATGaataaaatgtgaaatttaagattcATTTTTGTTGCTTGCAAGTTAAATGCTTGTTGCGATATACATAATGATGAAACTTACAAAAATGATGAATTATGATCAAGTCAAGTAAGAAGGAAAAAAACTGTTTTACAAAATAGGGAAATAAATACGTAAAATATTGGActtatttttatcttaatttcaAATGCAAAGTGCAACCCATAActtatatgataaaattataactCACATAACCATGAAATAACTAATGCATGAGAGTATGAAACCTAACAATCATGAATTAAGAGATATAATCAACAActttttaatctattaaaatataacaaatgatgttgttatcataattttattctAACCAACTCTAAAATGAACTCATCATTATATTATTTGTCAATGTGATTGTGACTTGAATCTGTATTTTGATTAGCTAACATAAAATGATTGGAATATTGATTATACATATAAGAATAATAAGAGTATAAGACCATATAcaaattatttgatttgttgTGATAAAGATTGTTAGAAGAAAGTTGGCATctaaaaataagttattattattattttagggATACAAGCTTTGGCTGACCAAAAATTGATGGTTCCATCCAAAAAAGAAATGCACCGGCTGCCTTTGCACGCTTGtcacttaataaatatttaaaaatgccTAAAATACATCTTGAGACTTGAATCTTTTCATAATAGTAATAGTTTTTGTAAATACTAAATATATTAGATATAGTCATATAGCTTAATGCTTGACTTGAAAATTATAGAAGGGTTTGAATTCTACTTTAACTTACCATAGTATagcttttttttaatcaaaaccaTAGTATTTCTAAATAATAGAAGTTTCATGTAGGAATTATTCAGTTACTGagatatacattttttttagtaaaatggGAAAATGtagatacaaataattaaatcaacatatataattatatatacatcaaGAAAAGGAGTTTTAAGAGAATCTTAAGattatcttttaatttatttattttttgatcaaacggattattatcttttaatatctttgcAAATTCACCCGTCTTTTTGAGGAATGTACAATTGTACATGACTAAAAATACCTCTTgaatcttttcttcttctttttgataaactggaaaacaaattaaataaccaggcgataaatataaaacatggagataaaaatattaaagtgtcgtaatatttataaaagggGTACGAGTAAATACGAACATCTTGAAAATTGTGAACAATTTTGGACCATCGACCTAACGTCATTTATTCTTGTGGACCCTTTTTATCTTGTTGCAtgagtaaatatattttgaaaatactgaatacatcaaaacaaatttatatttatttataagtgCTCTATATTGTCCCAAGTTTTGGGTTCATCCTATAATATAGGCGAACGAACACTAATATTGGTTTAAAGAATTTATCATAAGAAGAGACAACAAAACAAGAACCATAAAAAGAAAACGCATCTCAAATGTGTGGCCTGATgtccataaaacttttttttctgatatccataaaattattaaactaggATATTGGTTCATTAAACGAATGTAATTTCAAAATGTAGTGGCTAGCTATTACATGGTTACTACTGCTAAGAGCAGTAAGTCTGAAATTTCAAGCAAGTTTCTCCATCTGACCACGACTTCCTATATCTAGGAAACGAACACTTAACTTTCGATCTTTTGCCCATGCTTCCTAATTTAAAGTACTAGAAATTATAAGGctgtataattatatttaagtgGTAAATACGCTCAACAACTTATCAAATATTACAggcatatatctatatattgaaACTTTTtacagaaatatatatacaaattaggAGAAACAAGAATTAATATCTCGTCTGTGATATGAATTGAATAGTTTACATGGTTCGATATGTGGTGTATGTGGATCTGAATAGTTTATCATAGTCTCGAAATTCGTGTGATGCACCATATTTCGTCTATTTAGATAAAATGCACTTAGAaatgtacatattttaattaaaatcaaatactATAATATACCACAACCAATTTCAATATTTGCTAAAATACCGTCCAGTATCATTACTTTATCATTGAGAAAGTAAGTAATTTTAgctaatatatctaagaaaattCAAATTCCCGACTATCAAAGATTGTTAAAATTTCAGTTTTTTAAATCATGTCTAGTGTAAATTCCAAGGTTTAAATTGCATTTATAAACAGATACTACACTTTTATGATAAATATGCGAAATATTGTAGGGCCTTTATTAATAGTAACTTCtggttaattatataattcacaTGCATGACATGACAACCTCGAGAGTCCAAAGTCTTATTAttggaaagaaaaagagataaaTCTTTTTGATGTTTAGCGATAAATTatctataatatattaatatcataatATGTGACTTTTGGAAATAAAACGTGTAATTTcagtaaaatatatatgataagcCCAAAATCCCGATTAATGAAGGTTGAAGTAAGGTTCTAATACTACTCAATAGGACTATTGTTTACAGTTTCTAATTCCAAATTATAtacaatcaaattaaaattttattttatttgttggtTATTAACTTACTAGCTAAcacatttgtttcttttgtaaacAACTTTcgtttatttatgaaatttaatttatttgatttattattacttttatgCTTGTCTCACTGATTCAGTACTCTCCCCACCACTCTCTGACACATTTTATCTCTACAAATTGTGTAAATTTGATGTCTGATAGtgcaagcaaagcaatcacccATAGCCTTTAATTCTCTTCATTTCTCCCCTTCTTTGGATAATATTTGTATTTGCAGTTAGGTTATACTATATCTTATTATGGTGTAAAAATACTGTACTTatgataaacatatattttaagaaaCCATATGCATTTGAAAATTCGATTgaactatattttatttgtgtaattaatacaaaatactACTAACAAAACTGACAAAAATAATGTTGTTGTGTATGTAGAAAAGAGAGTGAAATATTGAAAATATCTAGTTTGGCTTTCTCTCTCTTGCTTTGTTAGTCTTTAGGCTTCCACTACTAATACCCTAAGCCCTCTCTTAGTTTAAGACATTGTCTTCACATCCAAAACTCAAATGCAAATCTTTCTCTCCTTTCTTCCTTCAAAGTATTTCATTACAAAACCCTAGATATCTAATATTATCTTGCCTCTCTTAATGGTTTATATTTGGCTGATGCTGCCTCTCTTCAACCAAGTTCTGAACTTTTGAAGCATATTAAGATCAAAGTCTACTGCTTTTAGTTGACTGGGTATGTGTATTTCTGTTCAATCATCAACAACTTAATTCAGTTTTCTTTCATAACTTTTATCTCCCTATGTCTATTCAATTCTCATAAAAATCTGGGAGAAAGGAGGTTTATAACCATAGAACAGTTGTTTTTATGACTAATTccttgtctttgtttttttattgatCACCATAAATCTCACTTGCATTGAAGTacagacttcttttgaagtgcGTTTGTCAGCTTTTTTTACGAGCATGCTTGCAATAAGAGTTTTTCCCTTAACTTCTTTATTTTTGGTATTCTTCCGTTTTGTCCTCTAATTTATGGATTTTCTAAACTTTGTGTTTCTTTTCAgtaaaatcatctaaaatgGTTTCCGTGagttgtttctaaaaaagtAGACATTTTCCAAGAAAAatccttttaatattttttgataataaAGAAAGCATTCACCTTTGCTGGTTCATAATCATTTTTAGTCTTAGTTACTAATTATTCTTCTTCATTGGTTTTCTTCTTAGCTAGCCTCTTTGTCCCCAAACCAAGAAACAGTTTGCAACAAGAAGTTTTTTTGTAGAAGATTCAATAAAAATGGAAATTGCAAGTCAAGAAGACCATGATATGCCCATCCCACTAAACACTGCATttgttggtggtggtggtggtcatGGTCACATGATCCATCATCATAATGACCATCATGCTGCTAATTCTGCTCCTCCAactcacaacaacaacaacattacTACTCAACCACCACAGATGCCGTTACATGGAAATGGTCATGGCAACAATCATGATCATCGCCAACATCAAGATCCTCATCATGTGAGTTACAACGCCATCATCAAGAAGCCTATTATAACGTACAAGGAATGTCTCAAGAACCATGCAGCAGCAATGGGAGGAAACGCTACTGATGGGTGTGGAGAGTTTATGCCTAGTGGCGAAGATGGCTCCATTGAAGCTCTCACTTGCTCGGCTTGCAACTGCCACAGAAACTTCCATAGAAAAGAAGTCGAAGGTGAAACCGCCGCCACCGCTATTTCCTCTTTCCACCAGCCGCCTCCACCGCGTAAACTTATGCTCAACCACCATAATATCAGATCAGCCATGCCACACAAAATGATCATGCCGGTGGGAGTTTCTAACTACCGTTATATGCATCACTCGGAGTCTGATGACTTCATGGAGGAAGACGGGGTAACCACCGCGTCTAGACCCCCACCGTACAACCAGAAGAAGAGATTTAGGACCAAGTTCACGCCGGAACAGAAAGAGAAGATGCTGAGTTTTGCCGAGAAAGTTGGGTGGAAGTTACAAAGGCAAGAAGATTCCGTTGTTCAGAGATTCTGTGAAGAGATTGGAGTGAAGAGAAGAGTCCTTAAGGTTTGGATGCACAACAATAAGCTCCACTTCTCCAAGAAGGACAGTAGCAACAGCATTAATCTGGAAGACAACGACAACGAAAAGATCAACAACGTTAACAATGTTGATCTGTCTGGTAATATCGACATGACTAAGATCGTCCCatgaattaatattaattacgtcgttttatgattttatcatGACTATGATTAGTCGTCTTTAAGTTAGCTATTAGGGTTTTAATGTTATGTTCTAGCTGGTGtggttatatttatatataaacttgTATTTGCTATCTGATTAGGGATATGGATCGGGTAATAATATGTCCTTTCTTTTCTGGTCTATGTAGtatctttccttttccttttggaagctatatatatattgaacttCTCGCAATAAATATATGACCACTCCGAGTCttatttattcttcttcttcttttggttaTGTAAGAAAATCTACTTTGGTTATATCATTCTGAATCATTAGACTTTTCGCAGTTTGTGATCATTGTGTTCACAAATTCTGCATGCaagataaattatatatatatatatatacatggcTTCTGAAAGCGGTATAAATATCTAATATAGATACTATATTTATGGCGAACCATAACTCTTTTCTGGTTGTAAATTGTATTTGTAATCTAGTTTTCTTCATGCCTCATTGCCTTGGATTAAAATTGTATTCTTAGCTATTACAATCGGTGCGAGACTAACAATCATAACTATTAACTACCAAAGTAGCTACAGGCTAGGCTGGtgtttatttttacttttattttgtaatgtaAAAACCAAATCTTATACTTGACAAAGAAAAGTCAAATTCAATATTGTTATTAGAAACAAAATACAAGTTTCATTGTGGCTATAAATGATGAGATTTTTTGGCCAagacatgtttttattttgttcttgaACATACAATAATAGAACAAAATTAAGAGAgagataaaatacaaatagtttctACAATTAGAGAGCTGGAGAGTGTACTCGCGAGTTGTAAGTTACGTCCTCTTGTGTGTGACGTATAAGGTTGAGTAAATATATGCAGTTGATGTCACAAGCGATCATCCAAAGTACTAATTAAACCACTTTTATATACGAATGTTCAGTAACTAATTATTCCCcctttttaattatgtatatcATAACTAGTGTAGTGTGCTACTGGATGAATAAAAGAATTTGTCGTTAAAATCTTGTGTTATTAGTTATGTCACATGTTTCATTTTCCTTTGGTCGTTGTATAGAACAATTTCATGCCTCGCATGTGTTATTGTTTAATGCAGGTACATGTTCCTATGCTCTTGTGGATGTGATTGTTGATCACACAAATATTAACCTTCGAAGCTGGAGAATTCTTCAAACTGTAAACATGAGTATTATGCTTAAATTGTGATATCGATGTATGATAGACTTGAATGTCTCAATCTtactaaaaacaattataaaattataactatttCAGTCTTGAAGTATAAGAAGATAGTTCACTCATTTTTTTTACGTCAAGTTACTTTGATATTAAATCACTACTCACCGTGCTAAATGAATTGACTGAATTTGTAGGATCATAGGATGTAGAGTCGTCACTATTACATTTATTGGGGTCAGATAAGAAAATGTGATATTCTGAGCcatatttattatgtttgtgAAGAAAACTCCATAAATGTAGTTGAAAATAAGGTCCCCTCTTCTTCCTACTTAAGCTATATGAAATGTGATCACttaatttgttcaaaaaaatttaagactGATCGATCTAGTATACTGAAAATCTGACCTGTTAGTGTGTTATGTTTATTCCCTTAGGGCATGTGTATAAAATCCATTATCGACTTATAGAAAACGACGACAATATATCAAACATGTCATGATCTCTTTGATACAAAAAAACTACATTGATACTGAACCAATGAAGCTATCGATCCATCTACATAAACATGACCTGGAAAGCAAGGAGAATACAAGGGGTGACGTACGTACCTCTCCAAGTGTGGGtcttaaaatgaaaacttcACATGTTTATCCCTAATTCTGAAGATTTATCTAACCAACACGGTTTGTAAGTGCCATTCATTTTGTCTTTACTTTGAGTTGTTATGCCTAGGTGAAGGAAAACTTCAGTGTCATATAGTCCAAGATTGACTACAATGTCCGAATTGTAACAGTGTAGAAGTAGATCAAAGCGTCACAAGGGCAATTGATACGTTTTCCCCCATATGTGTAGGGATCTCAAACCGAAACTGATAATTTGATAACTGATGTGGTTAGCCTTTCATGTATAATATAAACCATTGTTATCTTCACCAATatcataatctttttttttgttttttgtaaaagggctttcaaattaaaatgcATAAGTAGTACAAGAGATGAGTTTTCACCCATAAGTTTTAAAAAGATTGCAACAAGCAAAGGATACAATATCATAATCTTTCTATATCTTACTTTCACCATAACAAAATGTATTAGTACACCCAAAATGTATTAGTACAAAAGGGCTTTCAATATCATAATCTTTCTATAtctattgttttattgttaacAAAATCTCTTAGTTTCCGTTATTTCTTACTTTCACCATAACAAAATGTATTAGTACACTAAAATGATGTAAAATCGAAGAGTCAAAAGCAGAGTAAAAAATGAATTCACGTTTAAACTTTAACCCAAATAGCCACACTCGGAGTTCCACGGTGAACCATGAACATCATATAATACCCAGGCGGTGCCACGTAGGAGTTCGTTGGACCATCCACGTCAGCTTTGTACGCAAAAACAGATAACTGAACGACGCGCCTCACGCGCAAGACCAGCATCCTCTGGTTCATCGCCGTCGAGTGCGTGCTGAACGACGGAGCCACGAGCCGCACCGACACTCTTCCGTCGAACATCCCAAACGCCGGAATCACGAACGTGACCGCAAACGACTTTCCGTACAGCATATTCCCGGCGAGCTCCACCGTGACAATCGACGGCCTCACGCCGGAGTATTGCGGATCCAGGTAACGCGGGAGGTAGGCCTCGAGACTGAGCTCCGTCGGATAATGCCTCGCCGTGAAATTGTAATTCCGATGAGGATTGCTTCCTCCGATTAAGACTCTGCCGTCGGCAAGGAGGAGAGACGCCGAGTGGTACATTCTAGGGATTCGAGTCGGCGCGAGAATCTCAAATCTCCGGGTCGGGTCGGGTTCATCGGGCAAGTACAAAATCGGGTTGAGAACGGCGTTAGTAGCGTCTTCCCAACCAGCGGTTCCGTTACTCGCGCCGTTAATGATCAAAACGTCGCCGTTGGGTAACAACAGCATATCAGGCATGACACGTGGCGCCGGCATCTGCTCCATGACCCAgctcgggttcgggtcggtcaCTTTCAATCTCCCGCACGTGCGAGACGCTCCGACGAAAACCTTAGGGATCGTCCTCGCCGCCTTAAGAAACGCACCGGGCGGTGCTCCGCCGCAGACCATTACTTCCGCCGCGATCTTCGATCGGTTATTTTCTCCGGTGAGTGATATAGGGAGGAGTACGGAGGAGCCAGTGCTGGGGTAATTCCGTTTATCGCCGCCGGGAATCACCGGAAACTCCTTGACGATTCGGTGATTGACGAAGTTGAACAGAATCGATCTCCGGTTGGCGAAGATGAATAGGTTTCCGTCggggagaagatgaagaaagggATAAAGATTGTTCTCTTCGTTAGGATCTCTCGTCTCCGCCAAGAATCTGAGAATGAAAACGGACTTTCCCGGATTCTTGGGGTAAAACTCGTAGGTGAAGGCTCTTCTCCCGCCGACGATGATAATCCGGCCGTCGGGGAGAATCTGATTGGTGGAGTACCACCGGCGAGAGGAGAGGTACGCTCTGTTCTCAACCCAATCGCAAGAAACGCCGTCGCAAGGCGTAAATATACGTACAACTCGTTCGCCGACGCCGTAACCGCCGGTTTGTATCAAAGAGCCTGAGGCGTTTAAGGAGCCAGAGGAGCACCACGTGTCGGATCGGAGAGTGAGTGGGCGAAAGGTGTTCGAAGCGACGTCGTATAAGAGTGAGTGCGCGGAACAGTCGAAAACGGTGGCGTTTCGGCAAGTTTGAGAAGGGAGGGAGAGATTCGAAGGGCCGTAGTCCGTACGGTCAAAGATGACGACTTTGTTGTTGTGGAGGAGTTGCATGTGCATCGCTGATATGCCTACGCTCGGCTGCAGGAGATCCCACCTCCCTCCGGTGAGCATCTCTAACGGCGAACGTGGGAGGAGCAAATCCGACGtggaacagaagaagaagaagaaagtgaaaaaGACTGCGTATAGGTTCTTGAATCTTCCTTCTTTCAtgatttttcttctattttcagCTCTGAATCTTCTTTTTTCAGGAGAACGAGATTTAACAGTTAAAGCTTTTTTTGGGTAATTATTGTCTTTCTTGGAATGGTTAGGAGAAGAAACATTTATGGtgattaatgtataataacagACTCAGAGTGCTATGTACATAATAATCTGTAGATGTATTATCATAAGGGTCAAGAAATTATTTATTGCTTTTGAAAATGTGCAGATAAGTTGGTGAAGTTGGATCTGTATAAAATTGATCACGGACCATCTTGGCATAGATAATCAGTAAGGCATCTTCTATCAACTTGCTCTGTGAACTATTCATGATATTCAGTTTGCATTTCTTGTTCTGTTTTCTTCAAATTATGTTGGGGAACAAAGAGTCCCGCCATTAATAAGCTTCTGACTGCAAGGTACAAGTTTAGTTACTTGGACGGCAAGAATAGAGGCTTCCAATAGTACTATATGGGCCGAGCTTGTATTCTGTTTGACACCAACTGATTCGACCCAATAGAAAATGGTCTCTTTTAATTAACGAATCAAATCACAAGATGTTATGCataatgaaaaagaagaagattagaCTGTTAATGTGTAACTATGGACACATGAATTTTTACTTTTAGTAAGTGAGAAATCCAGATATATCAAATGATTCTGATCTGATTCGATCAACCAATTCCaaatttaagtttttatattattttatgtatacaaGCAAGCAAGTCAGATTTAAAATCTTTTTGCTAGCTATTCTGACAAAACATTGGgttaaactcttttcatggtaacgAACACATATTGAAAACACAAACTGAACACTCCATCAAAAAATAACAGTGTATTTGCGATTATTGATCAATAGTTTGGAACCTTGTATTGATACACTAAACTTATCTTATATATGGGTAGTAAAACCAAAAATAGTTACCTCAAGTTTAGGTTAAGACAAGAATAACTGAAAATATCCCACAATAGAAGGACAACACACAAAGGCATCTCAAAACAGGGGTTTAGGAGATGTGGTCAAAGAAAGCTAAATTAATGGTTTACTAATCTCTGTTAATTCTTAATCCTCCGTTGACCCTTTACCACCCTTTCCCTCTAGGTCCTTGTTATTAAAGCAATCGGTGATtcaaaaaatccaatttttaaCCTGAGCAAATCTATCTGAAAACCACAATTACTGCTTGTGGTTTTCaccagaaaaaataaaataaaaattcagcgGCATTTATCGCCACATTTGCAAATGGCAGCAGCGTTTTTGAATACTGGCGGCTACGCTCTAGTCTTCTTATTAGCCATATTGGTCCCACATGTTCAAGCCAATGTTGCAGTCTTCGACAACTACTGGACGCAGCGTCAAGGCGATGCGTTGAAACAAACCATTGCCTCTTACGACCCTAATCCGCTTAACGTCACCGACCACTTGAATTACCATGTCGCTTTGTGAGTTTTCTTGGTCTTTGTTAGTCAAAATTGAACCTAACGTGTTATACAAGTAACCTAATAAAACAATCTCGTTCCTTGACAGAGCAGTGGACGCCACGGAATCAACCAACAACACGAGGAGAGAGCTGATTGGTCGGAAAACGCAAGAGGGAAGTGGAAAATGCATAGCTCATAACCCCATAGACAAATGCTGGCGATGTGACCCTAACTGGGAGAAGAACCGTAAGAAACTAGCGGAGTGCGTCCTCGGATTCGGCCGGAAAACCACCGGAGGAAAAGACGGACCTATCTACATCGTCAACGACTCGTCAGACGACGATCTTGTCAACCCTAAGCCAGGTACGTTAAGGCACGCCGTGACCAGAGACGGACCGCTTTGGATCATATTCGCAAACAGCATGGTCATAAAACTTCAACAAGAACTGATGATAACGAGCAACAAAACGATTGATGGACGAGGAGCAAAGGTTTATATCATGGAAGGTGTTGGATTGACGCTGCAGTTTGTGAATAATGTGATCATAAACAATATTTATGTTAAGCACATTATTCCTGGGAACGGTGGCTTGATCAGAGACTCTGAGGAACATGTAGGGCTCAGGACAAAAAGTGATGGTGATGGAATCAGTTTGTTTGGAGCAACTAATGTTTGGATCGATCATGTCTCGATGACGAGATGTACAGATGGTATGATCGATGCTATTGAAGGATCAACTGCAGTTACTATTTCCAACAGCCATTTCACTGACCACCAAGAGGTAAAGATAAAATCTCTAAAACAGcatttctaaaaatttatttcaaaaatagcacctaataataaaaattcttaaaattacacttatttgataaaaacaattacacttatttttaacaaaataaaactaatctACTCTTAACTCTTAACCATAATAAATACTAAACACTAATCACTATACctgtatattaaataaaaatgttttgcatATGTGCTTATTTTGTCTTTAAAAgatgatttagtgctatttgaGAATATTTGTCTTTTGGTTGCTTGTACATCAAGTTTAGTGTATATTTTTCAAATGAAGCCTTAAAGCCCTTCTTTGATCTGGTTAGGTGATGCTTTTTGGGGCGAAGGACGAACACGTGATTGACAAGAACATGCAGATAACAGTAGCGTTTAACCACTTTGGTAAGAGACTGGAACAGAGAATGCCTCGTTGCAGATTCGGAACGATCCATGTGGTGAACAATGACTACACACATTGGGAAATGTATGCTATTGGTGGAAACATGAACCCTACAATAATTAGCCAGGGCAACCGTTTCATCGCTCCTCCTAACGAACAAGCT
The nucleotide sequence above comes from Brassica napus cultivar Da-Ae chromosome A9, Da-Ae, whole genome shotgun sequence. Encoded proteins:
- the LOC125578582 gene encoding zinc-finger homeodomain protein 4-like gives rise to the protein MEIASQEDHDMPIPLNTAFVGGGGGHGHMIHHHNDHHAANSAPPTHNNNNITTQPPQMPLHGNGHGNNHDHRQHQDPHHVSYNAIIKKPIITYKECLKNHAAAMGGNATDGCGEFMPSGEDGSIEALTCSACNCHRNFHRKEVEGETAATAISSFHQPPPPRKLMLNHHNIRSAMPHKMIMPVGVSNYRYMHHSESDDFMEEDGVTTASRPPPYNQKKRFRTKFTPEQKEKMLSFAEKVGWKLQRQEDSVVQRFCEEIGVKRRVLKVWMHNNKLHFSKKDSSNSINLEDNDNEKINNVNNVDLSGNIDMTKIVP
- the LOC106369156 gene encoding aldehyde oxidase GLOX-like, whose amino-acid sequence is MKEGRFKNLYAVFFTFFFFFCSTSDLLLPRSPLEMLTGGRWDLLQPSVGISAMHMQLLHNNKVVIFDRTDYGPSNLSLPSQTCRNATVFDCSAHSLLYDVASNTFRPLTLRSDTWCSSGSLNASGSLIQTGGYGVGERVVRIFTPCDGVSCDWVENRAYLSSRRWYSTNQILPDGRIIIVGGRRAFTYEFYPKNPGKSVFILRFLAETRDPNEENNLYPFLHLLPDGNLFIFANRRSILFNFVNHRIVKEFPVIPGGDKRNYPSTGSSVLLPISLTGENNRSKIAAEVMVCGGAPPGAFLKAARTIPKVFVGASRTCGRLKVTDPNPSWVMEQMPAPRVMPDMLLLPNGDVLIINGASNGTAGWEDATNAVLNPILYLPDEPDPTRRFEILAPTRIPRMYHSASLLLADGRVLIGGSNPHRNYNFTARHYPTELSLEAYLPRYLDPQYSGVRPSIVTVELAGNMLYGKSFAVTFVIPAFGMFDGRVSVRLVAPSFSTHSTAMNQRMLVLRVRRVVQLSVFAYKADVDGPTNSYVAPPGYYMMFMVHRGTPSVAIWVKV
- the LOC106380924 gene encoding probable pectate lyase 3, whose protein sequence is MAAAFLNTGGYALVFLLAILVPHVQANVAVFDNYWTQRQGDALKQTIASYDPNPLNVTDHLNYHVALAVDATESTNNTRRELIGRKTQEGSGKCIAHNPIDKCWRCDPNWEKNRKKLAECVLGFGRKTTGGKDGPIYIVNDSSDDDLVNPKPGTLRHAVTRDGPLWIIFANSMVIKLQQELMITSNKTIDGRGAKVYIMEGVGLTLQFVNNVIINNIYVKHIIPGNGGLIRDSEEHVGLRTKSDGDGISLFGATNVWIDHVSMTRCTDGMIDAIEGSTAVTISNSHFTDHQEVMLFGAKDEHVIDKNMQITVAFNHFGKRLEQRMPRCRFGTIHVVNNDYTHWEMYAIGGNMNPTIISQGNRFIAPPNEQAKEVTKREYTSYTDWKSWNWQSEGDYFLNGAYFVQSGRPNAWSPKPKNPVPSKFAIRPKPGTMVRELTMDAGALGCEPGKAC